The proteins below are encoded in one region of Thioalkalivibrio sp. K90mix:
- the nrdR gene encoding transcriptional regulator NrdR, which produces MRCPACGAQDTRVVDSRTAGPEQEQIRRRRECRECRARFTTFERAEFSLPRVVKRSGERVAFDEDKLRSGLRRALHKRPVKTEDVERVIDDIKRQLASLAAPEVKSDRIGEMVLAALHALDHVAYIRFASIYLSFASVQSFREAIERLEDDLTPEMRRSQLRLIDEGLADTDASAPGDSQEGS; this is translated from the coding sequence ATGCGCTGCCCGGCCTGTGGTGCTCAGGACACGCGTGTGGTCGACTCGCGCACGGCCGGTCCGGAGCAGGAACAGATCCGGCGTCGGCGCGAGTGCCGCGAGTGCCGGGCGCGCTTCACCACCTTCGAGCGGGCGGAGTTCAGCCTGCCGCGGGTGGTCAAGCGCTCCGGCGAACGGGTCGCGTTCGACGAGGACAAGCTGCGTAGCGGTCTGCGCCGGGCGCTGCACAAGCGCCCGGTGAAGACCGAGGATGTCGAACGCGTGATCGACGACATCAAGCGGCAGCTCGCCTCCCTGGCGGCCCCCGAGGTCAAGTCCGACCGCATTGGCGAGATGGTCCTGGCGGCCTTGCATGCCCTGGACCATGTGGCCTATATCCGTTTTGCCTCCATCTATCTGAGCTTTGCCAGCGTGCAGTCCTTCCGCGAGGCCATCGAGCGCCTCGAGGATGACCTGACACCGGAGATGCGTCGCTCGCAGCTGCGCCTGATCGATGAGGGACTCGCCGACACGGACGCCTCCGCACCGGGCGATTCGCAGGAGGGCAGTTGA
- the glyA gene encoding serine hydroxymethyltransferase has protein sequence MFSIDMSIHGYDDELWGAISKEAQRQEEHIELIASENYTSPRVMEAQGSVLTNKYAEGYPGKRYYGGCEYVDIVEQLAIDRLKQLYGADYANVQPHSGSQANAAVYMALLQPHDTVLGMSLDAGGHLTHGAKPNFSGKIYNAVQYGITDEGLIDYDEVQRLATEHQPKMIVAGFSAYSRVVDWKRFREIADSVGAYLMVDMAHVSGLIAAGEYPNPIDHAHVVTSTTHKSLRGPRGGFILSKGQPELNKKFQSLIFPGTQGGPLMHVIAGKAVAFKEALEPEFKTYQKQVIANARAMAEVLVERGYDIVSGGTDNHLFLLSLVSKGMTGKAADAALGRANITVNKNAVPNDPQSPFVTSGIRIGTAALTTRGFTEAESRELAGWIADVLDDHENEQVIDATRAKVVEICRRFPVYGAAE, from the coding sequence ATGTTTTCGATCGACATGAGCATCCACGGCTACGACGACGAACTCTGGGGCGCCATCAGCAAGGAGGCGCAGCGCCAGGAAGAGCACATCGAGCTGATCGCGTCGGAGAACTACACCAGCCCGCGCGTGATGGAGGCCCAGGGCTCCGTGCTGACCAACAAGTACGCCGAGGGCTATCCGGGCAAGCGCTACTACGGTGGCTGCGAGTACGTGGACATCGTCGAGCAGCTCGCCATCGACCGACTCAAGCAGCTCTATGGCGCCGACTACGCCAACGTGCAGCCGCATTCCGGCTCGCAGGCCAACGCGGCCGTGTACATGGCCCTGCTGCAGCCGCATGACACCGTGCTCGGCATGAGCCTGGACGCCGGCGGGCACCTGACCCACGGCGCCAAGCCGAACTTCTCCGGCAAGATCTACAACGCGGTGCAGTACGGCATCACCGACGAGGGCCTGATCGACTACGACGAGGTCCAGCGCCTGGCCACCGAGCACCAGCCGAAGATGATCGTCGCCGGCTTCTCCGCCTACTCGCGCGTGGTCGACTGGAAGCGCTTCCGCGAGATCGCCGATTCCGTGGGCGCCTACCTGATGGTGGACATGGCCCACGTCTCCGGGCTGATCGCCGCCGGCGAATACCCGAATCCGATCGACCATGCCCACGTGGTCACCTCCACCACGCACAAGTCCCTGCGCGGGCCGCGTGGCGGTTTTATCCTTTCCAAGGGTCAGCCGGAGCTGAACAAGAAGTTCCAGTCGCTGATCTTCCCCGGCACCCAGGGGGGTCCGTTGATGCACGTGATCGCCGGCAAGGCGGTGGCGTTCAAGGAGGCCCTGGAGCCGGAATTCAAGACCTACCAGAAGCAGGTGATCGCCAACGCCCGCGCGATGGCCGAGGTCCTGGTCGAGCGCGGCTATGACATCGTCTCCGGCGGCACCGACAACCACCTGTTCCTGCTGAGCCTGGTCTCCAAGGGTATGACCGGCAAGGCCGCGGACGCCGCGCTCGGCCGCGCCAATATCACGGTCAACAAGAACGCGGTGCCGAACGACCCGCAGTCGCCGTTCGTGACCTCCGGTATCCGCATCGGCACCGCCGCGCTCACGACCCGCGGCTTCACCGAGGCCGAGTCGCGCGAGCTGGCGGGCTGGATCGCCGACGTGCTGGATGACCACGAGAACGAGCAGGTGATCGACGCGACCCGCGCCAAGGTCGTCGAGATCTGCCGTCGGTTCCCGGTCTACGGCGCGGCCGAATAA
- a CDS encoding PEP-CTERM sorting domain-containing protein gives MKPIRITPYFASAALLLGLGLSGAAQASFISCESLDGGLEDRVTSNIGCQVLQPLDGNANDPVGGDSANWIVNTAGGTGFFGISDWQFDGRWEDPPDSNGDPLEFDPADPTLNLVTLNGHSLSGTWTLDPSFVYGDLLFLFKDGGNTNLVGYLMTGYSGSYSTPFSRPPFPLPGAGNDRDISHVSIYYRPGGRVPEPHTLLLLGLGLGLLGIVVRRKARRDTMAA, from the coding sequence ATGAAACCCATACGCATTACACCCTATTTCGCGAGTGCCGCCCTGTTGCTGGGCCTGGGCCTTTCCGGCGCCGCACAGGCTTCGTTTATTAGCTGCGAAAGCCTGGACGGGGGCCTCGAGGATCGCGTTACCAGCAACATCGGCTGCCAGGTACTCCAGCCGCTCGATGGCAATGCGAACGACCCTGTGGGCGGCGACTCAGCCAACTGGATCGTCAACACCGCCGGTGGCACGGGTTTTTTTGGTATCAGCGACTGGCAGTTCGATGGTCGCTGGGAAGACCCGCCCGACAGCAACGGCGATCCGCTGGAATTTGATCCGGCGGACCCGACACTCAACCTGGTCACCCTGAATGGCCACTCTCTGAGCGGCACCTGGACACTCGATCCGAGCTTCGTCTACGGAGACCTCCTGTTCCTGTTCAAGGACGGCGGCAACACGAACCTGGTTGGCTATCTGATGACCGGTTACAGCGGCTCCTATTCCACGCCCTTCAGCCGACCGCCGTTCCCGCTGCCGGGGGCAGGAAACGACCGCGACATCTCCCACGTCAGCATCTACTACCGCCCCGGCGGCCGTGTCCCCGAACCCCACACTCTGCTGCTATTGGGTCTGGGTCTGGGCTTGCTGGGTATCGTCGTCCGCCGCAAAGCGCGCAGGGACACGATGGCAGCCTGA